One genomic window of Streptomonospora nanhaiensis includes the following:
- a CDS encoding AMP-binding protein produces the protein MPDPAQHVRDWLAAYDSPTAAVAHLLCERHPRDRVALTEIGPDLDSRDLTYGELADRSAALAAGMAAAGIGRGDHVATLLGKGTDLAVTALAVWRLGAVHVPLLTAFAPTAIAHRLARPAVKLVVCDDDQRAKLAPGPGMPADPHRLIATTGRTAREGDHTLDSLAALGAGAPPPPPAAVGGAAPFLLLHTSGAAGPAKAIPVPVRALAAFHAYHHYGLDVDADDVYWNTADPSGTYGLYHGLISPLLAGHRTLHLRAGFDPELTLDVLATYEVTNLAASPTVYRSLRATLKTMPPEIAVRHLSSAGEPLSADVVDWAADAFGVAVRDHYGQTELGMCVGHPNHPDLSAEPRPDSLGIALPGWAVTVLEPVADEEAPPGAFGRIAVDTKASPLMWFTGYADAPTATAARFTPDGRWYLTGDTGTRDREERLYFASRDDDAILTSGYRIGPFDVESALLEHPAVAEAAVYGVPDDLHGQLVAATVVLRDGVQGDDRLAEELRETVRTRFAAHAYPRRITFADQLPRSPSGKIRRARLAPPPRG, from the coding sequence ATGCCCGACCCCGCGCAGCACGTCCGCGACTGGCTGGCCGCCTACGACAGCCCCACCGCCGCCGTCGCCCACCTGCTGTGCGAGCGCCACCCCCGCGACCGCGTCGCCCTCACCGAGATCGGCCCCGACCTCGACTCCCGCGACCTCACCTACGGCGAACTCGCCGACCGCTCCGCCGCGCTCGCCGCCGGCATGGCCGCCGCCGGGATCGGCCGCGGCGACCACGTGGCCACCCTGCTGGGCAAGGGCACCGATCTCGCCGTCACCGCCCTGGCCGTCTGGCGCCTGGGCGCCGTGCACGTCCCCCTCCTGACCGCGTTCGCCCCCACCGCCATCGCCCACCGGCTCGCCCGGCCCGCCGTCAAGCTCGTGGTCTGCGACGACGACCAGCGCGCCAAGCTCGCCCCCGGCCCCGGCATGCCCGCCGACCCCCACCGGCTCATCGCCACCACCGGCCGCACCGCCCGCGAGGGCGACCACACCCTGGACTCCCTCGCCGCCCTGGGCGCCGGCGCCCCGCCCCCGCCCCCCGCCGCCGTCGGCGGCGCGGCCCCGTTCCTGCTCCTGCACACCTCCGGCGCCGCCGGCCCCGCCAAGGCCATCCCCGTGCCCGTGCGCGCCCTGGCCGCCTTCCACGCCTACCACCACTACGGCCTGGACGTCGACGCCGACGACGTCTACTGGAACACCGCCGACCCCAGCGGCACCTACGGCCTCTACCACGGCCTCATCTCACCGCTGCTGGCCGGGCACCGCACCCTGCACCTGCGCGCCGGCTTCGACCCCGAACTCACCCTCGACGTCCTGGCCACCTACGAGGTCACCAACCTCGCCGCCTCCCCCACCGTCTACCGGTCGCTGCGCGCCACCCTGAAGACCATGCCGCCCGAGATCGCCGTGCGGCACCTGTCCAGCGCCGGCGAACCCCTCAGCGCCGACGTCGTCGACTGGGCCGCCGACGCCTTCGGGGTCGCCGTACGCGACCACTACGGCCAGACCGAGCTGGGCATGTGCGTGGGCCACCCCAACCACCCCGACCTCTCCGCCGAGCCGCGCCCCGACTCCCTGGGGATCGCGCTGCCCGGCTGGGCGGTGACCGTGCTGGAGCCCGTCGCCGACGAGGAGGCGCCCCCCGGCGCCTTCGGCCGCATCGCCGTCGACACCAAGGCCAGCCCGCTCATGTGGTTCACCGGCTACGCCGACGCCCCCACCGCCACCGCCGCGCGGTTCACCCCCGACGGCCGCTGGTACCTCACCGGCGACACCGGCACCCGCGACCGCGAGGAGCGGCTGTACTTCGCCTCCCGCGACGACGACGCCATCCTCACCTCGGGCTACCGCATCGGGCCCTTCGACGTGGAGTCGGCGCTGCTGGAGCACCCGGCGGTGGCCGAGGCCGCGGTCTACGGGGTGCCCGACGACCTCCACGGGCAGCTGGTGGCCGCCACCGTGGTGCTGCGCGACGGCGTCCAGGGCGACGACCGGCTGGCCGAGGAGCTGCGCGAGACCGTGCGCACCCGGTTCGCCGCGCACGCCTACCCGCGCCGGATCACCTTCGCCGACCAGCTGCCGCGCAGCCCCTCGGGCAAGATCCGCCGCGCCCGGCTGGCTCCGCCGCCGCGCGGCTGA
- a CDS encoding 4a-hydroxytetrahydrobiopterin dehydratase, with amino-acid sequence MGLLSEERITEGLAGLEGWEWDRKAGAIRRSVEMPDFISGIHLVTAVAHVAEEVDHHPDIDIRYTTITFHQTTHAAGGITQADLDLAARIDALAAEALPRP; translated from the coding sequence ATGGGGCTGTTGAGCGAGGAGCGGATCACCGAGGGCCTGGCGGGGCTGGAGGGCTGGGAGTGGGACCGCAAGGCCGGGGCGATCCGGCGCAGCGTGGAGATGCCCGACTTCATCAGCGGGATCCATCTGGTCACCGCCGTCGCCCACGTCGCCGAGGAGGTCGACCACCACCCCGACATCGACATCCGCTACACCACGATCACGTTCCACCAGACCACCCACGCCGCCGGCGGGATCACCCAGGCCGACCTGGACCTGGCCGCGCGGATCGACGCGCTGGCGGCCGAGGCGCTGCCCCGGCCCTGA
- a CDS encoding AAA family ATPase: MPDTDAAAGHEDGAEPRRRGAAESTGEPTRLLRAALQEVSTVIVGQDQMVERTMVALIARGHCLLEGVPGIAKTLAVSTLAKVTGGSFSRVQFTPDLVPSDIVGTRIYRSSAERFDVELGPVFANFVLADEINRAPAKVQSALLEVMAEKQVSLGGTTYPLPDPFVVIATQNPVESEGVYPLPEAQRDRFLMKVVVSHPRAHEEMEILRRMSTSPPEPHQVLDPVTLLELQRDAEQVHVHQLIADYVVRLVMATREPENYGVPELRRVLEVGASPRATLGLVAAARALALIRGRDYVLPEDVRVLARDIMAHRLVLTFDALADGVTTTQIVDRVLATVPPPRVIWDDPPGGDPAAMAAR, translated from the coding sequence ATGCCGGACACCGATGCCGCTGCCGGGCACGAGGACGGCGCCGAGCCGCGCCGGCGCGGGGCGGCGGAGTCCACCGGCGAGCCCACCCGGCTGCTGCGCGCCGCCCTGCAGGAGGTCTCCACCGTCATCGTCGGCCAGGACCAGATGGTCGAGCGCACCATGGTCGCGCTCATCGCCCGCGGCCACTGCCTGCTCGAAGGCGTCCCCGGCATCGCCAAGACCCTGGCGGTGTCCACCCTGGCCAAGGTCACCGGCGGCTCGTTCTCCCGCGTGCAGTTCACCCCCGACCTCGTGCCCTCCGACATCGTGGGCACCCGCATCTACCGCTCCTCCGCCGAGCGCTTCGACGTCGAACTCGGCCCCGTCTTCGCCAACTTCGTGCTGGCCGACGAGATCAACCGCGCCCCGGCCAAGGTGCAGTCGGCGCTGCTGGAGGTCATGGCCGAGAAGCAGGTCTCCCTGGGCGGCACCACCTACCCGCTGCCCGACCCCTTCGTCGTCATCGCCACCCAGAACCCCGTGGAGTCCGAGGGCGTCTACCCCCTGCCCGAGGCCCAGCGCGACCGCTTCCTGATGAAGGTCGTGGTGTCCCACCCGCGCGCGCACGAGGAGATGGAGATCCTGCGCCGCATGAGCACCAGCCCGCCCGAGCCGCACCAGGTCCTCGACCCGGTCACCCTGCTGGAGCTGCAGCGCGACGCCGAGCAGGTGCACGTCCACCAGCTCATCGCCGACTACGTCGTGCGCCTGGTCATGGCCACCCGCGAACCCGAGAACTACGGCGTGCCCGAACTCCGCCGCGTCCTGGAGGTCGGCGCCAGCCCGCGCGCCACCCTGGGCCTGGTGGCGGCCGCCCGGGCGCTGGCCCTGATCCGGGGCCGCGACTACGTCCTTCCCGAGGACGTCCGCGTGCTGGCCCGCGACATCATGGCCCACCGCCTGGTGCTCACCTTCGACGCCCTGGCCGACGGCGTCACCACCACCCAGATCGTCGACCGGGTGCTGGCCACCGTGCCGCCGCCCCGCGTCATCTGGGACGACCCGCCGGGCGGCGACCCCGCCGCCATGGCCGCGCGGTAG
- a CDS encoding DUF58 domain-containing protein: MAERYVAPGFDPRMHAALHRLDLRVIRRLEGLLHGEHLGLRAGPGSEPAEARMYQPGEDDVRMMDWSVTARTTLPHVRDLVADRELESWTLLDLSASMDFGTVREQKREIAIGALAAVTVLTQRVGDRFGAHFLHRGRLRRWPARSGKAALMALLSTVAAAPPSGPVEPGGATLADALDDLARARGRRGLRVVVSDFLDTPPEAGPAAPAAWERPMRSLAGRHQVLAVEILDPRELDLPDIGLVTMEDPETGRTREVRLTPKVREDYRRAAQAQRAAVRAGLRRCGVPHLVLRTDRDWVVDMARFVIEQRRTAHRLARHTPAVPR, translated from the coding sequence ATGGCCGAGCGCTACGTCGCGCCGGGTTTCGACCCGCGCATGCACGCCGCCCTGCACCGCCTGGACCTGCGGGTCATCCGGCGCCTGGAGGGGCTGCTGCACGGCGAGCACCTGGGGCTGCGGGCCGGGCCCGGCAGCGAGCCCGCCGAGGCCCGCATGTACCAGCCCGGCGAGGACGACGTCCGGATGATGGACTGGTCGGTCACCGCCCGCACCACCCTGCCCCACGTCCGCGACCTGGTCGCCGACCGCGAACTGGAGAGCTGGACCCTGCTGGACCTCTCGGCCAGCATGGACTTCGGCACCGTGCGCGAGCAGAAGCGCGAGATCGCCATCGGCGCCCTGGCCGCCGTCACCGTCCTCACCCAGCGCGTGGGCGACCGCTTCGGCGCGCACTTCCTGCACCGGGGCCGGCTGCGCCGCTGGCCCGCCCGCTCCGGCAAGGCCGCGCTGATGGCGCTGCTGTCCACCGTGGCCGCCGCTCCGCCCAGCGGGCCGGTGGAGCCCGGCGGCGCCACGCTGGCCGACGCCCTGGACGACCTCGCCCGCGCGCGCGGGCGGCGCGGGCTGCGGGTGGTCGTCTCCGACTTCCTGGACACCCCACCCGAGGCCGGCCCCGCCGCCCCCGCCGCCTGGGAGCGGCCGATGCGCAGCCTGGCCGGGCGCCACCAGGTGCTGGCGGTCGAGATCCTCGACCCCCGCGAACTCGACCTGCCCGACATAGGATTGGTCACGATGGAGGATCCCGAGACCGGGCGCACGCGCGAGGTCCGCCTCACCCCCAAGGTGCGGGAGGACTACCGCCGGGCCGCCCAGGCCCAGCGTGCCGCCGTGCGCGCGGGGCTGCGCCGCTGCGGTGTGCCGCACCTGGTGCTGCGCACCGACCGCGACTGGGTCGTCGACATGGCCCGGTTCGTGATCGAGCAGCGGCGCACCGCCCACCGCCTGGCCCGCCACACCCCGGCGGTGCCGCGCTGA
- a CDS encoding VWA domain-containing protein has product MTFLSAGWLWLLLVLAALVAVYVLLQYRRREYTLRFTNLALLDRVAPARPGWWRHLSSALFFLTVAVLIGAMARPAMPVEVPRERATIMVAIDVSPSMAANDVDPNRLTAAKESARGFVESLPDRFNVGLVVFSATASVVSSPTQDHQAVTDSIENLQMTPGTAIGEGVFTSLQSISSFDEEAGEDPPPSAIVLLSDGENTSGRPITAAGRAAADMGVPVSTIAFGTGAAIIEINGEPVEADIDKDALERLAQDTDGHFYEAESEAELTEVYDDIGSSLGSETVDREIVTHFVAIALLLAGATAVAALAFGQRVP; this is encoded by the coding sequence GTGACCTTCCTCTCCGCTGGATGGCTGTGGCTGCTGCTGGTCCTGGCCGCCCTCGTCGCCGTCTACGTGCTGCTGCAGTACCGCCGCCGCGAGTACACGCTGCGCTTCACCAACCTCGCGCTGCTGGACCGGGTCGCGCCCGCGCGGCCGGGCTGGTGGCGCCACCTCAGCTCGGCCCTGTTCTTCCTGACCGTGGCGGTGCTGATCGGCGCCATGGCGCGCCCGGCCATGCCGGTGGAGGTCCCGCGCGAGCGCGCCACCATCATGGTCGCCATCGACGTCTCGCCCTCCATGGCCGCCAACGACGTCGACCCCAACCGCCTCACCGCGGCCAAGGAGTCCGCCCGCGGGTTCGTGGAGTCGCTGCCCGACCGCTTCAACGTCGGCCTGGTGGTGTTCTCGGCCACCGCCAGCGTGGTGTCCTCCCCCACCCAGGACCACCAGGCGGTCACCGACTCCATCGAGAACCTGCAGATGACCCCGGGCACCGCCATCGGTGAGGGCGTGTTCACCTCGCTGCAGTCCATCAGCTCCTTCGACGAGGAGGCCGGCGAGGACCCCCCGCCCTCGGCCATCGTGCTGCTCTCCGACGGCGAGAACACCAGCGGCAGACCCATCACCGCCGCCGGCCGCGCGGCCGCCGACATGGGCGTTCCCGTCTCCACGATCGCCTTCGGCACCGGCGCGGCCATCATCGAGATCAACGGCGAACCCGTCGAGGCCGACATCGACAAGGACGCCCTGGAGCGGCTGGCGCAGGACACCGACGGCCACTTCTACGAGGCCGAGTCCGAGGCCGAGCTGACCGAGGTCTACGACGACATCGGCTCCTCCCTGGGCAGCGAGACCGTCGACCGCGAGATCGTCACCCACTTCGTGGCCATCGCCCTGCTGCTGGCCGGCGCCACCGCCGTGGCCGCCCTCGCCTTCGGCCAGCGGGTGCCCTGA
- a CDS encoding HAD family hydrolase: MPATAPAPEAIFFDLDDTLLDDRAASSAGLRTLMELLGHPDFGAARRLWDVQTDISFGAYIAGRLTLAEQRRERVRALAVQAGHAHIADAHCDDLYQRYLAAHRAAWTPFRDVAPVLNDLAGNGVRLAVVTNGIEQLQTDKLARLGIAEYFGAVVCADSVGAGKPDPRIFHIACQRVGVPPERAWHVGDQLRADALGAIAAGLHPILIDRHERGEAAAHHDITVVTGLDEVRNLARAAHTAAARPAGPVL, encoded by the coding sequence ATGCCCGCTACAGCCCCCGCCCCCGAGGCGATCTTCTTCGACCTCGACGACACCCTGCTCGACGACCGCGCCGCCAGCTCGGCCGGGCTGCGCACCCTCATGGAACTCCTGGGCCACCCCGACTTCGGCGCCGCGCGCCGGCTCTGGGACGTCCAGACCGACATCTCCTTCGGCGCCTACATCGCCGGCCGGCTCACCCTGGCCGAGCAGCGCCGCGAACGCGTGCGCGCCCTGGCCGTCCAGGCCGGCCACGCCCACATCGCCGACGCCCACTGCGACGACCTCTACCAGCGCTACCTGGCCGCCCACCGCGCCGCCTGGACGCCCTTCCGCGACGTCGCCCCGGTGCTCAACGACCTCGCCGGCAACGGCGTGCGCCTGGCCGTGGTGACCAACGGCATCGAGCAGCTGCAGACCGACAAGCTCGCCCGCCTGGGCATCGCCGAGTACTTCGGCGCGGTCGTGTGCGCCGACTCCGTGGGCGCCGGCAAGCCCGACCCGCGCATCTTCCACATCGCCTGCCAGCGCGTGGGCGTGCCTCCGGAGCGCGCCTGGCACGTGGGCGACCAGCTGCGCGCCGACGCGCTGGGCGCCATCGCCGCCGGCCTGCACCCCATCCTCATCGACCGCCACGAGCGCGGCGAGGCCGCCGCCCACCACGACATCACCGTCGTCACCGGCCTGGACGAGGTGCGCAACCTGGCCCGCGCCGCGCACACCGCCGCCGCCCGCCCCGCCGGCCCGGTCCTGTGA
- a CDS encoding NUDIX hydrolase, with product MGGPSAPRRARRVTAHLLWTDPEGRAVLPPPPADPEGPPHGGEVLPGARVLFGQDPAEVARAAGGAPPGTHLVPYDVRTELTLLHDSQGALELHTDRIYYTAPLAAAPAAPGGRRVPPRAAVALPALPAAADLAEEEPARTGRSLRRLAAYGVVTDPAGRLLLSLIAPGFPGENTWHLPGGGVDHGENPRAALRREIAEETDQDAGVGGLITITHHHSERRPDPHTPTTETYAVWTFFHAHVAEPGTPRVTEVEGSTADCAWFAPEDLAAVPLSRTAQQGLAAVARAAGVSG from the coding sequence ATGGGCGGCCCCTCCGCGCCGCGCCGGGCCCGCCGCGTCACCGCGCACCTGCTGTGGACCGACCCCGAGGGCCGCGCCGTGCTGCCGCCCCCGCCCGCCGACCCCGAGGGCCCGCCGCACGGCGGCGAGGTGCTGCCCGGCGCCCGGGTGCTCTTCGGGCAGGACCCCGCCGAGGTGGCCCGCGCCGCCGGCGGCGCGCCGCCCGGCACCCACCTGGTCCCCTACGACGTGCGCACCGAGCTGACGCTGCTGCACGACTCCCAGGGCGCCCTGGAGCTGCACACCGACCGCATCTACTACACCGCGCCGCTGGCCGCGGCCCCCGCGGCCCCCGGCGGGCGGCGGGTGCCCCCGCGCGCCGCCGTCGCCCTGCCCGCGCTGCCGGCCGCCGCCGACCTCGCCGAGGAGGAGCCCGCGCGCACCGGCCGGTCCCTGCGCCGCCTGGCCGCCTACGGCGTGGTCACCGACCCCGCCGGGCGCCTGCTGCTCAGCCTGATCGCCCCCGGCTTCCCCGGCGAGAACACCTGGCACCTGCCCGGCGGCGGGGTGGACCACGGCGAGAACCCGCGCGCGGCGCTGCGCCGCGAGATCGCCGAGGAGACCGACCAGGACGCCGGCGTGGGCGGCCTCATCACCATCACCCACCACCACAGCGAGCGCCGGCCCGACCCCCACACGCCCACCACGGAGACCTACGCCGTGTGGACGTTCTTCCACGCCCACGTCGCCGAGCCCGGCACGCCCCGCGTCACCGAGGTGGAGGGCTCCACCGCCGACTGCGCCTGGTTCGCCCCCGAAGACCTCGCCGCCGTCCCGCTGTCGCGCACCGCCCAGCAGGGCCTGGCCGCGGTCGCCCGCGCGGCGGGCGTCAGCGGCTGA
- a CDS encoding APC family permease, translated as MTTSSGSQARPSRVLGTADAVTLGASAMVGAGVFAVFAPAAEEAGAWLLVALLIAAVVAYCNATSSARLAARHPESGGTYVYGRERLGEMWGYLAGWAFTVGKTASCAVMALTFAAYVAPEWSRPLAVGAVVCLTAVNYTGLRKSTGVARILLALVLAVLAAVVAVALGGSEADARHLDVSTQWPGFFGLLGAAGMLFFAFAGYARIATLGGEVRDPSTTIPRAIGLALAGVFVVYLLVGASVLTVLGRERLAASAAPLADTAVATGWPQLVPAVTAGAAAASLGALLALILGVSRTVAAMAADGHLPRFLARVHDRFGVPHRAELAVGAGVCVLVLAADLGDAIGFSAFGVLAYYAIANASALRLGPDENRPPLLVPVVGLAGCVVLAFSLPLNSVIAGVGVLALGAALWWVRRVLPGLRS; from the coding sequence ATGACCACCTCTTCAGGATCGCAGGCCCGCCCCTCCCGGGTGCTGGGTACCGCCGATGCCGTCACCCTGGGGGCGTCGGCCATGGTCGGCGCCGGGGTGTTCGCGGTGTTCGCCCCGGCCGCCGAGGAGGCGGGGGCCTGGCTGCTGGTGGCGCTGCTGATCGCCGCCGTGGTCGCCTACTGCAACGCCACGTCCTCGGCGCGCCTGGCCGCGCGCCACCCCGAGTCGGGCGGCACCTACGTCTACGGGCGCGAGCGCCTGGGCGAGATGTGGGGCTACCTGGCCGGCTGGGCGTTCACGGTGGGCAAGACGGCCTCGTGCGCGGTGATGGCCCTGACCTTCGCCGCCTACGTCGCGCCGGAGTGGAGCCGCCCGCTGGCGGTGGGCGCGGTGGTGTGCCTGACGGCGGTCAACTACACCGGGCTGCGCAAGTCCACCGGGGTGGCCCGCATCCTGCTGGCCCTGGTGCTGGCGGTGCTGGCCGCGGTGGTGGCGGTGGCCCTGGGCGGCAGCGAGGCCGACGCCCGCCACCTGGACGTCTCCACGCAGTGGCCCGGCTTCTTCGGGCTGCTGGGCGCGGCCGGCATGCTGTTCTTCGCCTTCGCCGGCTACGCCCGGATCGCCACGCTGGGGGGCGAGGTGCGCGACCCCTCGACCACCATCCCGCGCGCGATCGGGCTGGCCCTGGCCGGGGTGTTCGTGGTCTACCTGCTGGTGGGCGCCTCGGTGCTGACGGTGCTGGGCCGCGAGCGGCTGGCCGCCAGCGCCGCGCCGCTGGCCGACACCGCGGTGGCGACCGGCTGGCCGCAGCTGGTGCCGGCGGTGACCGCGGGCGCGGCGGCGGCCAGCCTGGGGGCGCTGCTGGCGCTGATCCTGGGGGTGTCGCGCACGGTCGCGGCCATGGCCGCCGACGGCCACCTGCCGCGCTTCCTGGCCCGCGTGCACGACCGCTTCGGGGTGCCCCACCGGGCCGAACTCGCGGTGGGTGCCGGGGTGTGCGTCCTGGTGCTGGCGGCCGACCTGGGCGACGCGATCGGGTTCTCGGCGTTCGGCGTGCTGGCCTACTACGCCATCGCCAACGCCTCGGCGCTGCGGCTGGGGCCCGACGAGAACCGGCCGCCGCTGCTGGTACCGGTGGTGGGCCTGGCCGGGTGCGTGGTGCTGGCCTTCAGCCTGCCGCTGAACTCGGTGATCGCCGGGGTCGGCGTGCTCGCCCTGGGCGCGGCCCTGTGGTGGGTGCGCCGGGTCCTGCCGGGCCTGCGCTCCTGA
- a CDS encoding DUF1876 domain-containing protein yields MHTTKRWNIDVVLSEESEGDTARTLAEVGLVADDGPGLRGHGMARKHPADADVPEIGDELAVSRALADLSRQLRQVAAEDIDEHTGVPWSV; encoded by the coding sequence ATGCACACCACGAAGCGGTGGAACATCGACGTTGTGTTGTCGGAGGAGAGCGAGGGCGACACCGCCCGCACCCTGGCCGAGGTCGGCCTGGTGGCCGACGACGGCCCGGGGCTGCGGGGGCACGGCATGGCGCGCAAGCACCCGGCCGACGCCGACGTGCCCGAGATCGGCGACGAACTCGCCGTCTCCCGGGCGCTGGCCGACCTGTCCCGGCAGCTGCGGCAGGTCGCCGCCGAGGACATCGACGAGCACACGGGGGTGCCGTGGAGCGTGTGA
- a CDS encoding DUF1918 domain-containing protein, translating to MRARVGDRLVVEARRDDAHRRTGVVTEVRGGQGAPPYRVRWLDNASHTETLVYPGPDAHIEREAAGR from the coding sequence ATGAGAGCACGTGTCGGCGACCGGCTCGTGGTCGAGGCGCGGCGCGACGACGCCCACCGCCGCACCGGTGTCGTCACCGAGGTGCGCGGCGGGCAGGGCGCGCCGCCCTACCGGGTGCGCTGGCTGGACAACGCCTCCCATACCGAGACGCTGGTCTATCCCGGACCCGACGCCCATATCGAACGGGAGGCGGCCGGGCGCTGA
- a CDS encoding SDR family oxidoreductase produces the protein MGRFDGRVAIITGASRGIGLATAQRIVQEGGRVVITGRKPEPLEKAVEELGGAGVALGVAGKAHDPEHRAEAVERTMAEFGRVDVLVNNTGTNPVFDAIVNVEPAAMAKIFEVNVIAAAAWVSAVHRAWMAGNGGAVVNVASLAGQHPSPGIGVYGASKAALINLTQQLAYELAAARVRVNAVAPAVVKTRFATALFAEDEDKVAAGYPLGRLGEPEDVAAAIAYLASDDASWVTGQTLTLDGGRTLSAGVE, from the coding sequence GTGGGACGTTTCGACGGCAGGGTCGCCATCATCACCGGTGCCAGCCGGGGGATCGGGCTGGCCACCGCGCAGCGCATCGTGCAGGAGGGCGGCCGCGTGGTGATCACCGGCCGCAAGCCCGAGCCCCTGGAAAAGGCGGTGGAGGAGCTCGGCGGTGCCGGGGTGGCGCTGGGCGTGGCGGGCAAGGCCCACGACCCCGAGCACCGAGCGGAGGCGGTCGAGCGCACCATGGCGGAGTTCGGCCGTGTCGACGTCCTGGTCAACAACACCGGCACCAACCCGGTCTTCGACGCGATCGTCAACGTCGAGCCCGCCGCCATGGCCAAGATCTTCGAGGTCAACGTGATCGCCGCCGCCGCGTGGGTCAGCGCCGTGCACCGCGCCTGGATGGCCGGCAACGGCGGCGCGGTGGTCAACGTCGCCTCGCTGGCCGGCCAGCACCCCTCGCCCGGCATCGGCGTCTACGGCGCCAGCAAGGCCGCGCTGATCAACCTCACCCAGCAGCTGGCCTACGAGTTGGCCGCAGCGCGCGTCCGGGTCAACGCCGTGGCGCCGGCCGTGGTCAAGACCCGGTTCGCCACCGCGCTGTTCGCCGAGGACGAGGACAAGGTCGCCGCCGGCTACCCGCTGGGCCGCCTGGGCGAGCCCGAGGACGTCGCGGCGGCGATCGCCTACCTCGCCTCCGACGACGCCTCCTGGGTCACCGGCCAGACCCTCACCCTCGACGGCGGGCGGACCCTCAGCGCCGGAGTGGAGTAG
- a CDS encoding class I SAM-dependent methyltransferase has product MPQRDGGPRDDAPRGPQHYFTADPGAASRPASVDVVLPDLHLRLATDRGVFSADRVDLGTRVLLESVPPPPPRGRLLDVGCGYGPIALAMAARAPGAAVLGVDVNARAVDLARANAAANHLDNVDFQVVAADGAPAAGTGPAALAGPFDALWSNPPIRVGKGALHALLRTWLGRLAPGAQAHLVVQRNLGADSLHRWLEQDAGLATERAASRAGFRVLRVTAPS; this is encoded by the coding sequence GTGCCGCAACGGGACGGCGGCCCGCGCGACGACGCGCCGCGGGGCCCCCAGCACTACTTCACCGCCGACCCCGGCGCGGCGAGCCGGCCGGCGAGCGTGGACGTCGTGCTGCCCGACCTGCACCTGCGCCTGGCCACCGACCGCGGCGTGTTCTCCGCCGACCGGGTGGACCTGGGCACCCGCGTGCTGCTGGAGTCGGTGCCCCCGCCTCCCCCGCGCGGCCGGCTGCTGGACGTGGGCTGCGGCTACGGTCCCATCGCGCTGGCCATGGCCGCCCGCGCCCCCGGGGCCGCGGTGCTGGGGGTGGACGTCAACGCGCGCGCGGTGGACCTGGCGCGGGCCAACGCCGCGGCCAACCACCTTGACAATGTAGATTTCCAGGTGGTGGCGGCCGACGGCGCGCCCGCCGCGGGCACCGGCCCCGCCGCCCTGGCCGGCCCCTTCGACGCGCTGTGGTCCAACCCGCCCATCCGCGTCGGCAAGGGCGCCCTGCACGCCCTGCTGCGCACCTGGCTGGGCCGGCTGGCCCCCGGCGCCCAGGCCCACCTGGTGGTGCAGCGCAACCTGGGCGCCGACTCCCTGCACCGGTGGCTGGAGCAGGACGCCGGGCTGGCCACCGAGCGCGCGGCCTCGCGCGCGGGCTTCCGCGTGCTGCGGGTGACCGCCCCCTCCTGA
- a CDS encoding TrmH family RNA methyltransferase codes for MSTQLRPTDVKRLNRQWRRRTEGRVSLIVESVTQPFNLGSILRTCAAFGVETVWLTGNSVEPTHPQVGKTALGTEHKLRWEKLRTTPEAIAAARGDGYRVVAVELADTALPLHEAPLEGDVCLAVGAEDHGCSPALLNGADALAYIPQIGRVGSLNVAVATAIAVAETRGREWRRPVAVAEPAETTAAAPAPEAAGPR; via the coding sequence GTGAGCACGCAACTGCGCCCCACCGACGTCAAGCGACTCAACCGCCAGTGGCGCAGGCGCACCGAGGGCCGCGTCTCCCTGATCGTGGAGTCGGTGACCCAGCCCTTCAACCTGGGGTCGATCCTGCGCACCTGCGCCGCGTTCGGCGTCGAGACCGTGTGGCTCACCGGCAACTCCGTCGAGCCCACCCACCCCCAGGTCGGCAAGACCGCCCTGGGCACCGAGCACAAGCTGCGGTGGGAGAAGCTGCGCACCACCCCCGAGGCGATCGCCGCCGCGCGCGGCGACGGCTACCGGGTGGTCGCCGTGGAGCTGGCCGACACCGCGCTGCCCCTGCACGAGGCCCCTCTGGAGGGCGACGTCTGCCTGGCCGTGGGCGCCGAGGACCACGGCTGCTCCCCGGCGCTGCTCAACGGCGCCGACGCCCTGGCCTACATCCCCCAGATCGGCCGGGTGGGCTCCCTCAACGTCGCGGTGGCCACCGCGATCGCCGTGGCCGAGACCCGCGGCCGCGAATGGCGCCGTCCCGTGGCGGTCGCCGAACCCGCCGAAACCACCGCCGCCGCACCCGCCCCCGAGGCCGCCGGACCGCGCTGA